From Trueperaceae bacterium, one genomic window encodes:
- a CDS encoding UDP-3-O-acyl-N-acetylglucosamine deacetylase, which yields MNDAATLSGVGVHGGHPATVHLHRRPGPVAFAVGGVTIPATLAAVADARARTVLATDGVRVATVEHLLAALHVAGIWSDLLVEVDGPELPILDGSAGPWRDALADLAARAPFPPPPTPLAPPEGGVRAADGGGHADLASGATHLDVRIHFDHPAVGTQAWAGGPAAWGDLLDARTFGFTADADALRAAGLAAGASEANAILFGDDAAPALRRPDEPVRHKALDALGDLYLLGRPFAGRLRVTRGGHALHHALARALAAAGAFADAPHDAPTHPAPGAA from the coding sequence ATGAACGACGCCGCGACCCTGTCCGGCGTCGGCGTGCACGGCGGCCACCCCGCCACCGTGCACCTGCACCGCCGTCCCGGCCCCGTCGCCTTCGCGGTCGGGGGCGTCACGATCCCCGCGACCCTCGCCGCCGTCGCCGACGCCCGCGCCCGGACGGTGCTGGCGACCGACGGGGTGCGCGTCGCGACGGTCGAGCACCTCCTCGCCGCGCTGCACGTCGCGGGCATCTGGTCGGACCTGCTCGTCGAGGTCGACGGTCCCGAACTCCCGATCCTCGACGGGTCCGCCGGCCCGTGGCGCGACGCGCTCGCCGACCTCGCGGCCCGCGCGCCGTTCCCGCCGCCCCCCACCCCGCTCGCGCCGCCGGAGGGCGGCGTGCGCGCGGCGGACGGCGGCGGGCACGCCGACCTCGCGTCCGGCGCGACGCACCTCGACGTGCGCATCCACTTCGACCACCCCGCCGTCGGGACGCAGGCGTGGGCGGGCGGCCCGGCGGCGTGGGGGGACCTGCTGGACGCCCGCACGTTCGGCTTCACCGCCGACGCCGACGCGCTCCGCGCCGCCGGCCTCGCCGCCGGCGCGTCGGAGGCGAATGCTATTCTCTTCGGCGACGATGCCGCGCCGGCCCTCCGCCGTCCCGACGAACCCGTCCGCCACAAGGCGCTGGACGCGCTCGGGGACCTCTACCTGCTCGGCCGGCCGTTCGCCGGCCGCCTTCGCGTGACGCGCGGCGGGCACGCCCTCCACCACGCCCTCGCCCGCGCCCTGGCCGCCGCCGGAGCCTTCGCCGACGCCCCCCACGACGCCCCCACCCACCCCGCACCGGGGGCGGCGTGA
- a CDS encoding Gfo/Idh/MocA family oxidoreductase has translation MSRPGARATRVAVIGVGVMGRHHARNYLALPGADLVAVVDPDPDARARAEREFGVPAHPDVATLLAATPVDAASVVAPTRHHYALTDALMAAGVHVLVEKPVTADVAEAEALVRRSRDLGVVLQVGHITRFFRAVRLLQERVEAPYLVEARRLAQQARITDVGVVLDLMIHDIDIVLGLVGAELREATVSGFTLSDDQVGEDVAAAQLTFANGAVARLLASRVAPDAERTLVVAERDRTFRVDFLREPHTEIAVYRSRPDATGDTHVRSDLQVVAEDNPLREELAHFLARLGGDVAPIGTLEDDLRSLRVATDLLGRLDATGAPHDPGAAAAVVAGPATDPGVR, from the coding sequence GTGAGCCGCCCCGGCGCACGCGCCACCCGCGTCGCGGTGATCGGGGTCGGGGTGATGGGCCGCCACCACGCCCGGAACTACCTGGCGTTGCCCGGCGCCGACCTCGTCGCCGTCGTCGATCCCGACCCGGACGCGAGGGCGCGCGCCGAACGCGAGTTCGGGGTGCCCGCCCACCCCGACGTCGCGACGTTGCTCGCCGCGACGCCGGTCGACGCCGCCAGCGTCGTCGCGCCCACCCGCCACCACTACGCCCTCACCGACGCCCTGATGGCGGCCGGCGTGCACGTCCTCGTCGAGAAGCCGGTCACCGCCGACGTCGCGGAAGCGGAGGCGCTCGTGCGGCGCTCGCGCGACCTGGGGGTCGTGCTGCAGGTCGGGCACATCACCCGCTTCTTCCGCGCCGTGCGGTTGCTGCAGGAGCGCGTCGAGGCGCCCTACCTCGTCGAGGCGCGCCGCCTTGCGCAGCAGGCCCGCATCACCGACGTCGGGGTGGTGCTGGACCTGATGATCCACGACATCGACATCGTCCTCGGCCTCGTCGGCGCGGAGTTGCGCGAGGCGACGGTGTCCGGCTTCACGCTGAGCGACGACCAGGTCGGCGAGGACGTCGCGGCCGCGCAACTGACGTTCGCGAACGGCGCCGTCGCGCGCCTCCTGGCGTCCCGCGTCGCGCCCGACGCGGAACGCACCCTCGTCGTCGCGGAACGCGACCGGACGTTCCGCGTCGATTTCCTGCGCGAGCCGCACACCGAGATCGCCGTCTACCGCTCGCGCCCCGACGCGACCGGCGACACGCACGTCCGCAGCGACCTGCAGGTCGTCGCGGAGGACAACCCCCTCCGCGAAGAGCTCGCGCACTTCCTGGCGCGCCTCGGGGGGGACGTCGCCCCGATCGGGACGCTCGAGGACGACCTACGAAGCCTCCGGGTCGCCACCGACCTGCTGGGCCGCCTCGACGCGACCGGCGCGCCGCACGACCCGGGCGCGGCGGCCGCCGTCGTCGCGGGGCCCGCCACCGACCCTGGGGTACGCTGA
- the fabZ gene encoding 3-hydroxyacyl-ACP dehydratase FabZ, whose protein sequence is MNDDPRAVLPHRYPFLLVDRLVSQEGDDFVAKKNVTINEPFFVGHFPAEPVMPGVLILEALAQAAALGLAAREGFEGGEVGYFAGIDEARFRRKVVPGDVLDLTGTITAFRRGVARVDARAHVDGETAADAKLSFVYRP, encoded by the coding sequence GTGAACGACGACCCGCGCGCGGTGCTGCCGCACCGCTACCCGTTCCTGCTCGTCGACCGCCTCGTGTCCCAGGAGGGCGACGACTTCGTCGCGAAGAAGAACGTGACGATCAACGAACCGTTCTTCGTCGGGCACTTCCCCGCCGAACCGGTGATGCCGGGCGTGCTCATCCTCGAGGCGCTCGCGCAGGCCGCGGCGTTGGGGTTGGCCGCCCGCGAGGGGTTCGAGGGTGGGGAGGTCGGTTACTTCGCCGGCATCGACGAGGCCCGCTTCCGCCGCAAGGTCGTGCCGGGCGACGTGCTGGACCTGACCGGCACCATCACCGCCTTCCGGCGGGGGGTCGCCCGCGTCGACGCGCGCGCCCACGTCGACGGGGAGACCGCCGCCGACGCCAAGCTCTCCTTCGTCTACCGCCCCTGA
- the lpxA gene encoding acyl-ACP--UDP-N-acetylglucosamine O-acyltransferase — translation MADVHPSAVVDPVARLAAGVVVGPFCVVEADVVVEAGARLLPGTVLLNGVRVGPRAVLGPYAALGGAPMDDAFAGERSEVRLGADVQVRDFASIHRASTPGGATHVGDGTLVMSYAHVSHDARVGRGVTLTTTVQLGGYTEVHDHAVLGAGAMVHQYTRVGAYAMVGADSAVNRDVLPYTLARGSMAEHFRLNGVGLTRHGIDGDRYRALEAAVRALRRRDEDAFHALADASPDVERLRTFRAASRRGLARFRGRR, via the coding sequence ATGGCGGACGTCCACCCGAGCGCCGTGGTGGACCCCGTCGCCCGCCTCGCGGCGGGCGTCGTGGTGGGGCCCTTCTGCGTCGTCGAGGCGGACGTCGTCGTCGAGGCCGGCGCCCGGCTGCTGCCCGGCACCGTCCTCCTGAACGGCGTGCGGGTCGGGCCCCGCGCCGTGCTGGGCCCGTACGCCGCGCTGGGGGGCGCCCCGATGGACGACGCCTTCGCGGGCGAACGCAGCGAGGTGCGGCTCGGTGCGGACGTGCAGGTGCGCGACTTCGCCAGCATCCACCGCGCCAGCACGCCGGGCGGCGCGACGCACGTCGGCGACGGGACCCTCGTCATGAGTTACGCGCACGTCTCGCACGACGCGCGGGTCGGGCGGGGCGTGACGTTGACGACCACCGTCCAGCTCGGCGGGTACACCGAAGTCCACGACCACGCGGTGCTCGGCGCGGGGGCGATGGTGCACCAGTACACCCGCGTCGGGGCGTACGCGATGGTGGGCGCCGACAGCGCCGTCAACCGCGACGTCCTGCCGTACACGCTGGCGCGCGGCAGCATGGCGGAACACTTCCGCCTCAACGGCGTCGGCCTCACCCGGCACGGCATCGACGGCGACCGCTACCGCGCCCTCGAGGCCGCCGTCCGGGCGTTGCGGCGCCGCGACGAGGACGCCTTCCACGCGCTGGCCGACGCGTCGCCGGACGTCGAGCGGCTGCGCACCTTCCGGGCCGCCAGCCGCCGCGGCCTCGCCCGCTTCCGAGGCCGCCGGTGA
- a CDS encoding ABC transporter ATP-binding protein produces MNAGRVLAPYGAPGWAGAAAAAGSGVLRVAVVPAFVPPLLDRVIIGGDLAALPRVLAVTGLVAVAASLALALQDALLARAGARLAADRREAVYRRLLARPPGRLPGTSGGLAGRLPADLREIELYHQAGLGTLVAESTAILVVLALLAWRDPVATTALVALGVPIGLLMQRLGRRLRRQATRAQAGTEAVAADLQEGLRHHAVARAFGAEAFLLRRFARANAATRAAGARRGAWAALQVPASQVAVFVALAVLVSLLAGRAAAGALSVGQVAEYLTLVALLANPAQLLPRGYAMAVQARAADARLRDLETDDAPTRDAPTPPDDAGPAARDAARDGLTLEDVWLRRDGGPWLLRGASVALPATGLVAVTGASGAGKSSLVAALLGFLPPERGRLLWAGAPLAPRAHVAWVPQSMDLLRGSLRDNLTLGAAYDDAAVHAALAAVGMDALVAARPGGLDGELAEDGAGLSGGQRQRLAVARALLREPRLLVLDEPSAALDAASEAALVATLAHEATRRLVLVVAHRDAVTAAADTVLHLADGHLAPAPPAGTA; encoded by the coding sequence GTGAACGCCGGGCGCGTGCTGGCGCCCTACGGCGCCCCCGGCTGGGCGGGCGCCGCCGCCGCCGCCGGGAGCGGCGTGCTGCGCGTCGCGGTCGTCCCCGCGTTCGTCCCGCCCCTCCTCGACCGCGTGATCATCGGGGGCGACCTCGCGGCGTTGCCCCGCGTCCTCGCCGTCACCGGCCTCGTGGCGGTCGCCGCGTCCCTCGCGTTGGCGCTGCAGGACGCCCTCCTCGCGCGGGCCGGCGCGCGCCTCGCCGCCGACCGCCGGGAGGCGGTCTACCGCCGCCTCCTCGCGCGCCCCCCCGGGCGCCTGCCCGGCACGTCCGGCGGCCTCGCCGGCCGCCTCCCGGCGGACCTGCGCGAGATCGAGCTGTACCACCAGGCCGGCCTGGGGACGCTCGTCGCGGAATCGACCGCCATCCTCGTCGTCCTGGCCCTCCTCGCGTGGCGCGACCCGGTCGCCACCACCGCGCTCGTCGCGTTGGGGGTCCCGATCGGCCTGCTGATGCAGCGGCTCGGGCGCCGCCTCCGGCGCCAAGCGACCCGCGCGCAGGCCGGCACCGAAGCGGTCGCCGCCGACCTCCAGGAGGGGCTCCGCCACCACGCGGTCGCGCGCGCGTTCGGGGCGGAGGCGTTCCTGCTGCGCCGCTTCGCGCGCGCCAACGCCGCGACGCGCGCGGCGGGGGCGCGCCGCGGGGCGTGGGCGGCGCTGCAGGTCCCCGCCAGCCAAGTGGCGGTGTTCGTCGCCCTCGCGGTCCTCGTCTCGCTGCTCGCGGGCCGCGCGGCGGCGGGCGCGCTGAGCGTCGGGCAGGTCGCGGAGTACCTGACCCTCGTCGCGCTGCTCGCCAACCCCGCGCAACTGCTGCCCCGCGGCTACGCGATGGCGGTGCAGGCGCGGGCGGCGGACGCCCGCCTACGGGACCTCGAGACGGACGACGCCCCCACCCGGGACGCCCCCACCCCGCCGGACGACGCCGGGCCCGCCGCCCGCGACGCGGCGCGCGACGGCCTCACCCTCGAGGACGTCTGGCTCCGCCGCGACGGCGGGCCCTGGCTGCTGCGCGGCGCGTCGGTCGCGCTCCCCGCCACCGGCCTCGTGGCGGTCACCGGCGCGAGCGGTGCCGGCAAATCCAGCCTCGTCGCCGCCCTCCTCGGTTTCCTGCCCCCCGAACGGGGCCGCCTCCTCTGGGCGGGCGCGCCGCTCGCCCCCCGCGCGCACGTCGCCTGGGTCCCGCAATCGATGGACCTGCTGCGCGGCAGCCTCCGCGACAACCTGACGTTGGGGGCGGCGTACGACGACGCGGCGGTCCACGCGGCGCTCGCGGCGGTCGGGATGGACGCCCTCGTCGCCGCCCGCCCCGGGGGGCTCGACGGGGAGCTGGCGGAGGACGGTGCGGGCCTGTCGGGGGGGCAACGCCAACGCCTGGCGGTCGCCCGCGCGCTCCTGCGCGAACCGCGCCTGCTGGTGCTCGACGAACCCAGTGCGGCGTTGGACGCCGCGTCGGAGGCGGCGCTCGTCGCGACCCTCGCGCACGAGGCGACGCGGCGCCTGGTCCTCGTCGTCGCGCACCGCGACGCCGTGACGGCCGCCGCCGACACGGTGCTGCACCTCGCGGACGGGCACCTCGCGCCCGCTCCGCCGGCGGGGACCGCGTGA
- a CDS encoding aminotransferase class V-fold PLP-dependent enzyme, with product MKPVKSRLAAPGPVEVPPQVLQAMARPPLHHRSDAFATQLVEAREVLADLAALPGGDVAILSGNGTTAFEAAFLATVPRGVTVVAAHAGKFGARWATVARTHGHPVVDVTAPWGASVAPDALADAVAAAGDAVGAVTLVHSETSTGALHDVAAQAAAVRAVAPHVRIVVDAVTSFGVSELRPEGWGLDAFVAGSQKGVLLPPGLGFVWLSDRVRAAPPDPPRSVALDVHGELEAQKAGRTRTTPAVALVAGLAAVRPVLLADGVEALWARRARLARALLAAGEAAGLTAFAERPSPAVAALRVPDGTAAPDVVAAFARRGVRIAGGQDDAKGFLIRPSLLGHADAYDALGLAGTLEAALREVGLDVPYGAATGAAAAVLEAD from the coding sequence GTGAAGCCGGTCAAGAGCCGCCTCGCGGCGCCCGGCCCGGTGGAGGTCCCCCCGCAGGTGCTGCAGGCGATGGCGCGCCCCCCGCTGCACCACCGTAGCGACGCCTTCGCGACGCAGCTCGTGGAGGCCCGCGAGGTCCTCGCCGACCTCGCGGCGCTTCCCGGTGGCGACGTCGCGATCCTGAGCGGCAACGGCACCACCGCCTTCGAGGCGGCGTTCCTCGCGACGGTCCCGCGCGGCGTGACGGTCGTCGCGGCGCACGCCGGCAAGTTCGGGGCGCGCTGGGCGACGGTGGCGCGGACGCACGGGCATCCGGTGGTCGACGTCACCGCGCCGTGGGGGGCGAGCGTCGCCCCCGACGCGCTCGCGGACGCCGTCGCCGCGGCGGGCGACGCGGTGGGCGCGGTGACGCTCGTGCACAGCGAGACCAGTACCGGGGCGTTGCACGACGTCGCGGCGCAGGCCGCCGCCGTCCGCGCCGTCGCGCCGCACGTCCGCATCGTCGTCGACGCCGTCACCAGCTTCGGGGTGTCGGAGCTCCGTCCGGAGGGGTGGGGCCTCGACGCGTTCGTGGCGGGCTCGCAGAAGGGCGTGCTGTTGCCCCCCGGGCTGGGGTTCGTGTGGTTGTCCGACCGGGTGCGGGCCGCCCCGCCCGACCCGCCGCGTAGCGTGGCGCTCGACGTGCACGGCGAACTCGAGGCACAGAAGGCCGGCCGGACCCGCACGACGCCCGCCGTGGCCCTCGTCGCCGGCCTCGCCGCGGTCCGCCCGGTGTTGCTGGCCGACGGCGTCGAGGCGCTCTGGGCGCGCCGCGCCCGCCTCGCGCGGGCGTTGCTGGCCGCCGGCGAGGCGGCCGGCCTGACGGCGTTCGCGGAGCGACCCAGCCCGGCGGTGGCGGCGCTCCGGGTGCCGGACGGCACCGCCGCGCCGGACGTCGTCGCTGCGTTCGCGCGCCGCGGCGTGCGGATCGCCGGCGGGCAGGACGACGCCAAGGGGTTCCTGATCCGCCCGTCGCTGCTGGGGCACGCCGACGCGTACGACGCGTTGGGTCTCGCCGGGACGCTCGAGGCGGCCCTGCGCGAGGTCGGCCTCGACGTTCCGTACGGCGCGGCGACCGGGGCGGCGGCGGCCGTCCTCGAAGCGGACTGA
- the serA gene encoding phosphoglycerate dehydrogenase, with translation MLRLLVTDTIQLGTPAYDDVEVVDRAGIPRDELLDVIGGYDALVTRSRTQVDDALLAAAPRLKVVGRGGVGVDNIDLDAASRRGVVVLNAPEANNVSAAELALALLLAAARGVGRSDRAIRDGTWDRTFLGREIKGARLGIVGLGRIGSLVATRAAALGMEVAAYDPYVAPQRAERLQVELIEALPDLLARSDALTVHTPLTEETDGMIGPDELATLPRGAIVVNAARGGIVQEAALADALDAGHVFAAGLDVFRDEPPPDDHPLVQRDDVVHTAHLGANTREAQARIGAEIVERTVQALRGEYGRGVVNAPALSSDVLRELGPYLELGEVLGATVGQLLPGRVHELGVELAGEFPRDPAPIATAVTKGFLEPFLSDPPNYVNAGAIARDRDVRVGTTIAAAGNGYTRLVRVTARGPEGTASVAGTVLGGTPRITQVDDFSIEIKPAPAMLICTNVDRPGAVGRVGTLLGDAGVNIVGMQLSRVGEDGLAMFALTLDDAPEAPTLDALRDQTDVIRSLRLVRL, from the coding sequence ATGCTGCGGCTCCTGGTCACCGACACGATTCAGTTGGGCACGCCCGCGTACGACGACGTCGAGGTCGTCGACCGCGCGGGCATCCCCCGCGACGAACTGCTGGACGTGATCGGGGGGTACGACGCGCTCGTGACGCGCTCCCGGACGCAGGTGGACGACGCCCTGCTCGCCGCCGCACCCCGCCTGAAGGTCGTCGGGCGCGGCGGGGTCGGGGTCGACAACATCGACCTCGACGCCGCCAGCCGCCGGGGGGTGGTGGTCCTCAACGCCCCCGAGGCGAACAACGTCTCCGCCGCGGAGCTCGCGCTGGCGTTGTTGTTGGCCGCGGCGCGTGGCGTGGGGCGCAGCGACCGCGCGATCCGCGACGGGACGTGGGACCGGACGTTCCTCGGGCGCGAGATCAAGGGCGCCCGCCTGGGCATCGTGGGGCTCGGGCGCATCGGGTCGCTCGTCGCGACCCGCGCCGCCGCGCTCGGGATGGAGGTCGCGGCGTACGACCCGTACGTCGCGCCACAACGCGCGGAGCGGCTGCAGGTGGAGCTGATCGAGGCGCTGCCCGACCTGCTCGCGCGCAGCGACGCCCTCACGGTGCACACGCCCCTCACCGAGGAGACCGACGGCATGATCGGACCCGACGAGCTCGCGACGCTGCCGCGCGGTGCGATCGTCGTCAACGCCGCACGCGGCGGGATCGTGCAGGAGGCCGCCCTCGCCGACGCGCTGGACGCCGGCCACGTGTTCGCCGCCGGCCTCGACGTCTTCCGCGACGAGCCGCCCCCCGACGACCACCCGCTGGTGCAGCGCGACGACGTGGTGCACACCGCGCACCTCGGCGCGAACACCCGCGAAGCGCAGGCCCGCATCGGGGCGGAGATCGTCGAGCGCACCGTCCAGGCGCTCCGCGGGGAGTACGGCCGCGGCGTCGTGAACGCGCCGGCCCTGTCGAGCGACGTCCTGCGCGAGTTGGGGCCGTACCTCGAGCTGGGCGAGGTGCTCGGCGCGACGGTCGGGCAGCTGCTGCCCGGCCGCGTGCACGAGCTCGGGGTGGAGTTGGCCGGCGAGTTCCCCCGCGACCCCGCCCCGATCGCGACGGCGGTCACGAAGGGGTTCCTGGAGCCGTTCCTCAGCGACCCCCCGAACTACGTCAACGCCGGCGCCATCGCCCGCGACCGGGACGTGCGGGTCGGGACCACCATCGCGGCGGCGGGGAACGGCTACACGCGCCTCGTGCGCGTCACGGCCCGCGGGCCGGAGGGCACCGCGTCGGTCGCCGGGACGGTGCTCGGGGGCACGCCGCGCATCACCCAGGTGGACGACTTCTCGATCGAGATCAAGCCCGCCCCCGCGATGTTGATCTGCACGAACGTCGACCGGCCCGGCGCCGTCGGGCGGGTCGGGACGCTGCTCGGGGACGCCGGCGTCAACATCGTCGGGATGCAACTCAGTCGCGTCGGGGAGGACGGCCTGGCGATGTTCGCACTCACCCTCGACGACGCGCCGGAGGCGCCGACCCTCGACGCGTTGCGGGACCAGACCGACGTCATCCGAAGCCTTCGGTTGGTGCGCCTGTGA